GATTTCGACGTACATCGTCGCGCTCGTGGCGGTGCTCGGGTTCTGGGGCATCGAACTCGGCGGCCTGCTCATCGGCGCGGGGTTCGCGGGCATCGTGCTCGGGATGGCGGCGCGACAGACGCTCGGCGCGGTCATCGCCGGTCTCGTGTTGATGTTCTCGCGGCCGTTCGAAATCGGGGACTGGGTGGAAATCGGCGACAACGACGGCATCGTCACCGACATCACCATCGTGAACACACGCCTGCAGACGTTCGACGGCGAGTACGTGATGTTGCCCAACGACTACGTCGGCTCCCAGGAGGTCGTGAATCGCTCCCGAAAGGGGCGGCTCCGCATCCACGTGGAGGTCGGGGTAGACTACAGTTCCGACGTGGAACACGCGATGGAGTTGGCCAAGGAGGCGATGGGCGACGTGGAGGACGTGTTGACGGTGCCCCGCCCGCAGGTCGTCCTGAAGGAGTTCGGCGCGTCGGCCGTCGTCTTGGACCTCCGGTTCTGGATAGACAAGCCGAGTGCGCGGCGGCGGTGGCGCGCGCAGACGTCCGTGATTCGCGCCGTAAAGTCGTCGTTCGACGAGGCGGGCGTGAAGATTCCGTTCCCGCAGCGCGAACTGTCGGGGCGCGCGGAGACCGGCGGGTTCCGGGTGCAGGACGAACCGCCCGCCGCGGTGGGCGGCGACGACGCCGCCCCGGACCGCGAGTCGGCGGTAGAGCGCGTCGAGGGCGAGGATGACTGACCTCGCCGACCGCCGGGGGGCGGAGACGCAGGTGTACCAGCCGGCCGAGGACACGCGACTGCTCGCCGAAGCGGCGGTGTCGGAGATAGAGCCGCCGGCGCGCGTACTGGACGTGGGCACTGGCTCGGGCTACGTCGCGGCGACCGTCGCCGACGAGACGGGAGCGGACGTGGTGGGTTCGGACCTGAACCCGTACGCCGTGCGGCAGGCCGCCGACCGCGGCGTCCCCGTGGTTCGGTCGGACCTCGTGTCGGCGTTCCGAGACGGCGCGTTCGACGCCGTGGTGTTCAATCCGCCGTACTTGCCGCGAGACGACGACGCGGCCCGCGAGGACTGGATGGAGGTGGCGCTGTCCGGGGGTGACGACGGGCGCGCCGTCGTCGAACCGTTCCTCGACGACGTGGGGCGCGTGCTGGCGCCGGACGGTTTCGCGTTGGTGCTCGTGAGTACGCTGACGGGGGTCGACGAGGTCATCGAGTACGCGGGCGAGCGCGGGTTTTCGGCGGTGGCGGTGCGCGAGGAGTCGTTCCCGTTCGAGACGCTCAGCGTGCTCAAACTCTGGAAATAACTAAGAAGCATATTCGGCTACAGAAAATATTAAACGAGGGTATGCCGTAGCGGGTGGTAGATGAACCGCATCGCCACCACGCCCGGCCTCTATCCGCTCCCCGACGACGCCAAAGAGACGTTGTCGGACCTCAAGGGCCACCAGAAACACGACCTCGTCTCCGGCGACGAGTCCGACGCCGTCGCCGCGGAGTACGACGACGTGCGCGAGCGACTCGTCGCCATCCAGCAGGACGCCGGCCTCGACCGCGTCGTCGAGGGACAGGCCCGCTGGGACGACATGCTCGCACACCCCCTGACAGTCCACGACGCCGTCGACCCCGGCGGCATCGTGCGGTACTACGACAACAACAACTTCTATCGCGACCCCGTCGTCACCGGCGACCTCACCTTCTCCGGCGACCTCGCCGACGACCTCGAAACCGCGGCCAGTCTCACCGACGACCTGCAGGCGGTCGTGCCAGGTCCGTACTCGCTGGCGGACCTCGCGACCGACGAGCACTACGGCGACGACACCGACTTCCTCGCCGCAGTCGCCGACTTCCTCGCGGGCGAAGTCGAAGCGTTCCCGGACGCCGTCGAGACGGTGTTCCTCCTCGAACCGTCGCTCGTCGAGAACGCGCCGGGCGACGGCGAGGACGAGCGCGCGAGCGACGCCATCGACGCGGTCGCCTCGGCCGTGGACGCCGACGTGGTCGCGCACCCGTACTGGGGCGCCCTCGACGAGAAGGTCCACGCCCACCTGCTCGACGCCGACGTGGACGCTGTGGGTTACGACCTCGTCTCGAACCACGACGACAACGTCTACAACGTCGCCGAGTACGGCACCAAGGACTCGGTGGCGCTCGGCGTCGTGGACGGCCAGAACACGCTCGTCGAGTCCCCGGAGACGATTCGGGAGCGCGTCGACTGGTTCGACGACCAGGTGCCGACGGACTTCGAGGACGCCTACGTCACGTCGAACACCGGCCTGTTCTATCTGCCCGTGAACCGCTTCGAGGAGAAACTGCGCGCCCTCGGCGCCGCCACCGACCCGGAGGCCGTCGAGGAAGCGGAGGTGGAAGCATGACGCACCGCGACCAGTTCCGGCCAGCGGACCACCCGAACGACCACTTCCTGTTGACCACCGTGGTCGGCTCCTACCCCAAGCCGAAGTGGCTCGACCGCGCGAACGACCTCCACGAGGACGACGACGCGGACTTCGGCGACGACGAACTCGCGGAAGCCGAGGACGACGCGTGCCGACTCATCACGAACGAACACGAGCGCGCCGGCCTCGACGTCGTGGTGGACGGCGAGATGCGGCGCAACGAGATGGTGGAGTTCTTCGCTCACCGCATCGACGGCTACGAGTTCAACGGCCCGGTCAAGGTGTGGGGGCACAACTACTTCGACAAGCCGAGCGTCGTCGACGACGTCGCCTACGACGAGTCGTGGCTCGTCGACGAGTACGAGTTCACCGCGGGCGTCGCCGACCGCCCGGTCAAAGTCCCCATCACGGGGCCGTACACGCTCGCGAACTGGAGTTTCAACGAGGCCTACGACGACGAGGAGGCACTCGCCTACGACCTCGCGGACCTCGTCAACGAGGAAATCGAGAAACTCGTGGACGCCGGCGCGCGCTACATCCAAATCGACGAGCCCGCGCTCGCGACGACGCCCGACGACCACGCCATCGTCGGCGAGTGCCTCGAACGCATCGCGGCGGGCATCCCCGACGACGTGCGCATCGGTCTCCACGTCTGCTACGGCGACTACTCCCGCATCTACCCGGAGATTCTGGAGTACCCGGTCGACGAGTTCGACCTCGAACTCGCGAACGGCGACTACGAACAACTCGACGTGTTCAAAGACCCCGCGTTCACGGCGGACCTCGCGCTCGGTGTCGTCGACGCGCACGTCGCCGAGGTAGAATCGGTCGAGCAAATCGAGGCGAACATCCGGAAGGGACTGGAGGTCGTCCCACCCGAGCAGTTGACGGTCAGCCCGGACTGCGGCGTGAAACTCCTGCCCCGCGAGGTCGCCTACGAGAAGATGGCGAACCTCGTGGAGGCCGCGCGGAACGTCGAAGCCGACCTCGACGCCGGCGACATCGACGTTGCGGCGCCGACGCCCGCCGACGACTAAGTTCCCTCGCCGACGAGGTTGTCGAAGTGCCGACGGCACACCACGCCGTCGGTCACCGACTCGTACTCGTCGGGTGACTCGTCGCCCGCTTCGGTCACCGGCCCCGTGTACTCCACGAGGTCGTAGTCGCCGGTGTCGGCGCAGTACAGGCAGTTCTCGTTGTCGATGTCGCCAGTCAAGTACTCCGCGACGCACTGCTCGCAGACGCCCGCGGCGCGCCCGTCCACCAGCCGGTAGGTAGCCCCCGTCTTGTTGCAGACGACACAGTCCATACCCGCGAGAGGAAACGAACTGCCATGAAACCCGTGGCCGCCGGCGTCGTCAGTCGACGGTCTGCTCGGCGACATCCACCACGTCGAAGTCGTCGTCGACGGTGAGCGTGATTGCGTCGCCGTCGGCGGTGAACGTGAACGACGCCTCGAACGGGTCGGCGTCGTGAATCTCCTCGCCGTAGTTCATCACCACCGACGCGAACTGGTCGTAGTCCGGCGACACGAGGTCGACGCCGTGGGCCGTCAGGAACGACTGCAACTCGACGCTGTCCAGCAGGTAGACGCCGAACGTGGTGCGCCGAGAGTAGACGCAGTTCGTACACCTGGCCGAGTGCTGGGCCGCGTAGCGGTTGTCGCACTCCGGACAGGCGCCGTCGCCGCCCTCGTGGTCGTCACACAGCGTCAGCCACTCCTC
The nucleotide sequence above comes from Halobacterium litoreum. Encoded proteins:
- a CDS encoding methionine synthase, yielding MTHRDQFRPADHPNDHFLLTTVVGSYPKPKWLDRANDLHEDDDADFGDDELAEAEDDACRLITNEHERAGLDVVVDGEMRRNEMVEFFAHRIDGYEFNGPVKVWGHNYFDKPSVVDDVAYDESWLVDEYEFTAGVADRPVKVPITGPYTLANWSFNEAYDDEEALAYDLADLVNEEIEKLVDAGARYIQIDEPALATTPDDHAIVGECLERIAAGIPDDVRIGLHVCYGDYSRIYPEILEYPVDEFDLELANGDYEQLDVFKDPAFTADLALGVVDAHVAEVESVEQIEANIRKGLEVVPPEQLTVSPDCGVKLLPREVAYEKMANLVEAARNVEADLDAGDIDVAAPTPADD
- a CDS encoding mechanosensitive ion channel family protein produces the protein MNWLAAMQVAVDNLSLVERALGTAAAVVAAAGVLWLARREIGRRESRVVDLLVVAVTLGALAVAAVFVVVVWDLETQAQTRLRELEVQAKLLGRAALTVGFFAAVYVGTGVIHRGVERVLKKRDGISDHQAEITYRILQISTYIVALVAVLGFWGIELGGLLIGAGFAGIVLGMAARQTLGAVIAGLVLMFSRPFEIGDWVEIGDNDGIVTDITIVNTRLQTFDGEYVMLPNDYVGSQEVVNRSRKGRLRIHVEVGVDYSSDVEHAMELAKEAMGDVEDVLTVPRPQVVLKEFGASAVVLDLRFWIDKPSARRRWRAQTSVIRAVKSSFDEAGVKIPFPQRELSGRAETGGFRVQDEPPAAVGGDDAAPDRESAVERVEGEDD
- a CDS encoding 5-methyltetrahydropteroyltriglutamate--homocysteine methyltransferase, with the protein product MNRIATTPGLYPLPDDAKETLSDLKGHQKHDLVSGDESDAVAAEYDDVRERLVAIQQDAGLDRVVEGQARWDDMLAHPLTVHDAVDPGGIVRYYDNNNFYRDPVVTGDLTFSGDLADDLETAASLTDDLQAVVPGPYSLADLATDEHYGDDTDFLAAVADFLAGEVEAFPDAVETVFLLEPSLVENAPGDGEDERASDAIDAVASAVDADVVAHPYWGALDEKVHAHLLDADVDAVGYDLVSNHDDNVYNVAEYGTKDSVALGVVDGQNTLVESPETIRERVDWFDDQVPTDFEDAYVTSNTGLFYLPVNRFEEKLRALGAATDPEAVEEAEVEA
- a CDS encoding HemK2/MTQ2 family protein methyltransferase, with translation MTDLADRRGAETQVYQPAEDTRLLAEAAVSEIEPPARVLDVGTGSGYVAATVADETGADVVGSDLNPYAVRQAADRGVPVVRSDLVSAFRDGAFDAVVFNPPYLPRDDDAAREDWMEVALSGGDDGRAVVEPFLDDVGRVLAPDGFALVLVSTLTGVDEVIEYAGERGFSAVAVREESFPFETLSVLKLWK